A genomic region of Candidatus Liberimonas magnetica contains the following coding sequences:
- a CDS encoding glycosyltransferase family 2 protein, translating into MPANKLSVYIMSYNNEDKIGDCLESVKWADEIVVLDSYSTDKTVEIARKYTDKIFQQEFVGFGKLRNIALAHTAYDWILSVDTDERVTPEFKNEVLKKLADGPDKDAYYVPRISHFLDHRIRHCGWYPDYRQPQFFNKKKMRYTEQMVHETFELNGRVGYMKEHILQFPFLTLSQFFEKMERYSSLRADEMTKEGKRFKVYQIIINPLAMFARMYILKAGYLDGKEGFILSVMYSYYTLIKYVKLWEKTRK; encoded by the coding sequence ATGCCGGCAAATAAATTATCGGTCTATATAATGTCATACAATAATGAAGACAAGATCGGCGACTGCCTTGAAAGCGTAAAATGGGCAGATGAAATAGTCGTCCTGGACTCTTATAGTACGGATAAAACGGTTGAGATCGCAAGAAAATATACAGATAAGATATTCCAGCAGGAATTCGTCGGTTTCGGCAAGCTCAGGAACATTGCTTTAGCACATACTGCTTACGACTGGATTTTAAGCGTGGATACGGATGAACGAGTAACCCCGGAATTTAAGAATGAGGTGCTAAAAAAACTTGCAGACGGGCCGGACAAAGATGCTTATTATGTTCCCCGGATCAGCCATTTTCTTGACCATAGAATAAGGCACTGCGGCTGGTATCCGGATTACAGGCAGCCGCAGTTCTTCAATAAAAAGAAAATGAGGTATACGGAGCAGATGGTCCATGAAACTTTTGAACTTAACGGCAGAGTAGGTTACATGAAGGAACATATCCTTCAGTTTCCGTTTTTGACTTTAAGCCAGTTCTTTGAAAAAATGGAAAGGTATTCCAGTTTACGAGCAGATGAGATGACCAAGGAAGGCAAAAGATTCAAAGTTTATCAAATAATAATCAACCCTCTTGCGATGTTTGCCAGGATGTATATCCTAAAAGCCGGTTATTTAGACGGTAAAGAAGGTTTTATATTGTCGGTTATGTATTCCTATTATACTTTGATAAAATATGTGAAACTCTGGGAGAAAACTAGAAAATGA